In Hymenobacter sublimis, a single genomic region encodes these proteins:
- a CDS encoding pseudouridine synthase: MGKKHFSGDTPGRRGRSTGRPTGNSNGPEGFRKFSQPGRNRDDRGAGDTPRFGGRDEARGSDRPSFGRPAEGSFTGPKKFGTSNAGGPKKFGNSGGFNRGGEGRPGGFGQRSGSRDFGGNNRRFEGDNRRPGGFGGEERRDERPVRPFEPKKSWGGQPYSQEGKPTVPRGLPGERNRRFVKQNPNEQDQPRPENFRPRESRPDADRGTGFGGEREVRAARPFDYRGRPEDLPADRSESRGENRGGNDRRSERPARRDNDFGNDRPARREGGFGGGSFGEKRTARPGSFNGDKREGRSFGAERSEGFRQPREERPKRAHDEFVGRGAQTPNPNQAGKRKFGEVEGQAPDYKNLKFYEEDKSRGNKRRREEDDLGADEVRLNRYIANAGICSRREADSLIAAGEIKVNGQVVTEMGYKVQPSDTVQYGKTNLNREKLVYVLLNKPKDYITTTDDPEGRRTVMELVKGASKERVFPVGRLDRNTTGLLLFTNDGEVAQKLSHPSHRNKKIYQVELDKPLTEEHLRQIAEGLELEDGKAEVDDVAVVAGNPHFVGVEIHIGRNRIVRRIFEHLGYDVVTLDRVQYAGLTKKDLPRGKWRFLNEKEVIRLKYFM, translated from the coding sequence ATGGGCAAGAAACACTTCTCCGGCGATACGCCCGGCCGCCGTGGCCGCTCCACTGGCCGCCCGACCGGCAATTCCAACGGCCCTGAGGGCTTCCGCAAATTTTCTCAGCCTGGCCGCAACCGCGACGACCGAGGTGCCGGTGATACCCCCCGTTTTGGGGGGCGGGACGAGGCGCGCGGTTCCGACCGCCCTTCCTTCGGCCGGCCGGCTGAGGGTAGCTTCACAGGACCCAAAAAGTTTGGAACCAGCAATGCCGGTGGTCCGAAGAAATTTGGAAATAGCGGTGGCTTCAACCGCGGCGGTGAAGGCCGGCCCGGCGGATTTGGGCAGCGCAGTGGCAGCCGCGACTTTGGCGGCAACAATCGTCGCTTCGAAGGTGACAACCGCCGGCCCGGTGGCTTTGGGGGCGAGGAGCGCCGGGACGAGCGTCCGGTGCGGCCCTTCGAGCCCAAGAAATCCTGGGGCGGCCAGCCGTATAGCCAGGAAGGTAAACCCACGGTGCCCCGCGGCCTGCCCGGTGAGCGGAACCGTCGGTTTGTAAAGCAGAATCCCAACGAACAAGATCAACCCCGGCCTGAGAACTTCCGGCCAAGGGAATCTCGCCCCGACGCGGACCGCGGCACTGGCTTTGGTGGTGAGCGGGAAGTACGGGCGGCCCGGCCCTTCGATTATCGCGGCCGGCCCGAAGACCTACCCGCTGACCGCAGCGAGAGCAGAGGAGAGAACCGCGGTGGTAATGACCGCCGCAGTGAGCGGCCCGCCCGCCGCGACAACGACTTTGGCAACGACCGGCCCGCTCGTCGGGAAGGTGGCTTTGGTGGCGGCAGCTTCGGTGAGAAGCGCACGGCCCGCCCCGGCAGCTTCAACGGCGACAAACGCGAAGGCCGTTCCTTTGGCGCCGAGCGCTCGGAAGGCTTCCGCCAGCCGCGCGAGGAGCGCCCCAAGCGGGCTCACGACGAGTTCGTTGGACGTGGCGCGCAAACGCCAAACCCCAACCAGGCCGGCAAGCGCAAGTTTGGGGAAGTAGAAGGCCAGGCGCCGGATTACAAGAACCTGAAGTTTTACGAAGAGGATAAATCTCGGGGCAACAAGCGCCGGCGGGAGGAAGATGACCTGGGGGCGGATGAGGTGCGGTTGAACCGCTACATCGCCAACGCCGGCATCTGCTCGCGCCGCGAAGCTGACTCCCTGATTGCCGCTGGTGAAATCAAAGTTAACGGGCAAGTAGTTACCGAAATGGGCTACAAAGTGCAGCCCTCCGACACGGTACAGTATGGCAAAACCAACCTGAACCGCGAGAAGCTGGTGTATGTGTTGCTGAACAAGCCCAAGGACTACATCACGACGACGGATGACCCAGAGGGCCGCCGCACCGTGATGGAGTTGGTAAAAGGTGCCTCTAAGGAGCGGGTGTTCCCAGTGGGCCGCCTCGACCGGAACACCACGGGCCTGCTGCTCTTCACCAACGATGGGGAAGTAGCTCAGAAACTCTCGCACCCTTCCCACCGCAACAAAAAAATCTACCAAGTGGAGCTGGACAAGCCCCTAACGGAAGAGCACCTGCGGCAGATTGCGGAAGGCCTGGAGCTGGAAGACGGCAAAGCCGAGGTAGATGACGTAGCTGTAGTGGCTGGCAACCCGCACTTTGTGGGCGTGGAAATCCACATTGGTCGCAACCGCATTGTACGCCGCATCTTTGAACACTTGGGCTACGACGTAGTAACCTTGGACCGAGTGCAGTACGCTGGTCTGACGAAGAAGGACCTGCCCCGCGGCAAGTGGCGCTTCCTCAACGAGAAGGAAGTAATTCGTCTCAAGTATTTCATGTAA
- the lptC gene encoding LPS export ABC transporter periplasmic protein LptC translates to MGLLLAGTLVGCRKQADEVVAKKTTYTGPIMETENLLMIVSDSAKLRIRLTAPLRQDFENSNQLYPKGVKITFLDEDGQTVVNTIVGNYGLYEKNTNLYTLRGNVRVTNVPQQQSMNTEEAFFDQTKALIYTKEQTEIRVTTPTEVLTGRGLTANQDFSRYDILNPTGIFTLKNAPAAAPAAIR, encoded by the coding sequence ATGGGGCTGCTGCTGGCGGGTACGCTAGTGGGCTGCCGCAAGCAGGCAGATGAGGTAGTTGCTAAGAAAACTACCTACACCGGGCCCATCATGGAAACCGAGAACCTACTCATGATTGTGAGCGACTCGGCCAAGCTGCGCATCCGGCTGACGGCCCCATTGCGGCAAGACTTCGAGAACAGCAACCAACTCTACCCGAAAGGGGTGAAGATTACTTTTCTGGATGAGGACGGCCAAACGGTGGTTAACACTATTGTGGGCAATTACGGGCTGTACGAGAAGAACACGAACCTCTACACCCTGCGCGGCAACGTGCGCGTAACCAACGTGCCCCAGCAGCAGAGCATGAACACGGAGGAAGCCTTTTTCGACCAAACCAAGGCCCTCATCTACACCAAAGAGCAAACGGAAATTCGGGTAACTACCCCCACGGAAGTGCTGACGGGCCGAGGGCTTACGGCCAACCAGGACTTCTCGCGCTACGACATCCTGAATCCCACGGGTATTTTCACTCTCAAAAACGCGCCCGCAGCCGCTCCGGCCGCTATCCGCTAA
- a CDS encoding tetratricopeptide repeat protein — protein sequence MSKIPFTGKSQQARQPQPQRVVSSDPLQPAEAYNPEHPLLEDPDALAVRLAESEDFLRRNKNVLLGLLALVVLAVAGGFGYYLWRGSQDTKGQAALFQAVNYWEADSLQKAMKGDGKNLGLERVASEYSGTAAGNLANFYAGVAALKQGQYKQAIDYLEDFSSDDYLVQARAYSLLGDAHLELNQAKEAADFYNKAANHNANEQFSPGYLLKEATARELAKDNAGAVAAYDKILTDYPTAAEASEAKQYKARAEALAGK from the coding sequence ATGTCAAAGATTCCTTTCACAGGTAAAAGCCAACAGGCTCGCCAGCCGCAACCGCAGCGCGTCGTGTCCTCGGATCCGCTGCAGCCAGCGGAAGCATACAACCCGGAGCACCCGCTGCTAGAAGACCCCGATGCTCTGGCCGTTCGTTTGGCCGAATCAGAGGACTTCCTGCGCCGCAACAAAAACGTATTGCTGGGCTTGCTGGCCTTAGTAGTGCTGGCCGTGGCTGGTGGCTTCGGTTATTACCTGTGGCGGGGTTCCCAGGACACCAAAGGACAGGCCGCCCTGTTCCAGGCAGTGAATTACTGGGAAGCTGACTCTTTGCAGAAAGCCATGAAAGGTGACGGCAAGAACCTCGGCTTGGAGCGGGTAGCCTCAGAGTACAGCGGTACGGCTGCTGGCAATCTGGCTAACTTCTACGCTGGGGTTGCTGCCTTGAAGCAAGGCCAGTACAAGCAGGCCATCGACTACCTCGAAGATTTCAGCTCGGATGACTATTTAGTGCAGGCCCGGGCTTACTCCCTGCTGGGTGACGCGCACTTGGAGTTGAACCAGGCCAAGGAAGCCGCTGACTTCTACAATAAGGCGGCCAACCACAATGCCAATGAGCAGTTCTCGCCGGGCTACCTACTAAAGGAAGCTACGGCCCGGGAACTGGCCAAGGACAATGCCGGCGCAGTTGCCGCCTACGACAAAATTCTGACGGACTACCCTACTGCAGCCGAAGCAAGTGAGGCTAAGCAATACAAGGCCCGCGCTGAGGCATTGGCTGGTAAATAG
- the ribH gene encoding 6,7-dimethyl-8-ribityllumazine synthase, which yields MATSLKNLSDYTSDNFIDISEKRFGLVVAEWNREITDTLARGAYDTLIKHGAKPENIFRNTVPGSFELTLGAQLLAQHEEIDAVICLGVVIKGETKHDDYICHAVASGITNVGLKFNKPVIFGLVTTNTLEQAWDRAGGQHGNKGVEGAVAAIHMLGF from the coding sequence ATGGCTACCTCCCTAAAAAACCTGAGCGACTACACCTCCGATAATTTTATTGACATTTCCGAAAAGCGCTTCGGGCTGGTAGTAGCCGAATGGAACCGGGAAATCACTGATACCTTGGCCCGCGGTGCTTACGATACGCTGATCAAGCACGGAGCCAAACCCGAGAATATTTTCCGCAACACTGTGCCGGGTAGCTTCGAGCTGACCCTGGGCGCCCAGTTGCTGGCCCAGCACGAAGAAATTGACGCCGTAATTTGCCTGGGGGTAGTTATCAAGGGCGAGACCAAGCACGACGACTACATCTGCCACGCCGTAGCCAGCGGTATCACCAACGTAGGCCTGAAGTTCAACAAGCCCGTCATCTTCGGCTTGGTAACTACCAACACGCTGGAGCAGGCCTGGGACCGGGCCGGGGGGCAGCACGGCAACAAAGGAGTGGAGGGAGCAGTAGCGGCCATTCACATGCTCGGCTTCTAG
- the pdhA gene encoding pyruvate dehydrogenase (acetyl-transferring) E1 component subunit alpha codes for MAETKVKAAPKASNSTNKSSAPKAAPKGKAATDTVKQPDPVLPPANSEAAAATGAPKATTPAQPEFPKETYLQWYEQMQLMRKFEEKAGQLYGQQKIKGFCHLYIGQEACVAGAVSALTKDDKWITAYRDHAHPLALGTSPNAIMAELFAKATGCSKGKGGSMHIFDKEVNFIGGHGIVGGQVPLGAGIAFAEKYNKTGNLCICYMGDGAVRQGALHEAFNMAMLWKLPVIFVVENNGYAMGTSVQRTSNVTELYTLGEGYDMPSEPVNAMNVEDVHNAVARAAERARAGEGPTFLEFKTYRYKGHSMSDPAKYRTKEELEDYRSRDSIEAVRHTILTHNMATEEDLTAIDEKIKAQVQESVEFAESSPYPTADELYKDVYVQQDYPYIRD; via the coding sequence ATGGCGGAGACGAAAGTAAAGGCTGCCCCCAAGGCTTCCAATTCGACGAACAAATCGTCGGCCCCGAAAGCTGCACCCAAGGGCAAGGCTGCTACCGATACGGTAAAGCAGCCCGATCCGGTGTTGCCCCCCGCAAATAGCGAGGCCGCAGCAGCTACCGGCGCTCCTAAAGCAACTACTCCGGCCCAGCCGGAATTTCCGAAGGAGACCTATCTGCAGTGGTATGAGCAAATGCAGCTCATGCGCAAGTTTGAAGAGAAAGCCGGCCAGCTCTACGGTCAGCAAAAGATCAAAGGTTTCTGCCACCTCTACATCGGGCAGGAAGCATGCGTAGCCGGAGCCGTGTCGGCCCTAACCAAGGACGACAAGTGGATTACCGCCTACCGTGACCACGCCCACCCGCTGGCCCTGGGTACTTCGCCCAACGCCATCATGGCCGAGTTATTTGCCAAGGCTACCGGTTGCTCCAAAGGCAAAGGTGGTTCCATGCACATCTTCGACAAGGAAGTAAACTTCATTGGCGGCCACGGCATCGTGGGTGGCCAGGTTCCGTTGGGAGCTGGTATTGCCTTTGCCGAGAAGTACAACAAGACGGGCAACCTCTGCATCTGCTACATGGGCGATGGTGCCGTTCGCCAAGGAGCTTTGCACGAAGCCTTCAACATGGCCATGCTCTGGAAGCTGCCCGTCATCTTCGTAGTAGAAAACAACGGCTACGCCATGGGTACCTCGGTGCAGCGTACCTCCAACGTGACGGAGCTGTACACCCTGGGCGAAGGTTACGACATGCCCTCCGAGCCGGTGAATGCCATGAATGTAGAGGACGTGCACAACGCCGTAGCCCGCGCTGCCGAGCGTGCCCGCGCTGGCGAAGGCCCCACCTTCCTCGAATTCAAAACCTACCGCTACAAGGGTCACTCCATGAGTGACCCCGCCAAGTACCGCACCAAGGAAGAGCTGGAAGACTACCGCTCCCGCGACTCCATCGAAGCCGTTCGTCATACCATCCTGACCCATAACATGGCCACGGAGGAAGACTTGACCGCCATCGATGAGAAGATCAAGGCGCAGGTGCAGGAGTCGGTGGAGTTTGCGGAAAGCTCGCCCTATCCTACGGCCGATGAGCTGTACAAGGATGTGTACGTGCAGCAGGACTACCCTTACATCCGCGACTAG
- a CDS encoding peptidylprolyl isomerase, which translates to MALINTIREKSGWAVGAIIIGLLLFMLGGDFLYGRSSIFGKNDLTVGEIAGEKVEYDQFNATLEQAKQAFIQQQQRQPDEQAMGYLRDQAWNQTIFRIAFQQEFDKLGLKVSDEELTDMVQGNNVHPSIRQAFTDPATGQFDRTKVIEYLRNLDKLPPQAQDAFRNFEVNLGPERMAAKYNNLLKLSTYVTSAEAKRFDQGQNTRATVRYLMVPYFALSDSSVKVSDEQLQAYLDKNKGRYKVEDGRTIEYVSIPVTASAEDSATVRKTVDELATQFASAPVDSAFVKLNSDQPTSPAFLSPADMPEKLRAQLPLQVGKVYGPYAENGTYSLYKVSGQKAGAQAAARASHILIKPEGTTPEADAAAKAKATEVLNKIKAGADFAAMARQYGTDGTTATGGDLGWFQQGRMVPEFEKAVFGATSAGLLPAPVKTSFGYHIINITAPKTTQTYQVATVQKSIQPTDATRDAAYQKAQALKGEATSLETFRAAVAKDKSLQKVEAKGLGRGDQAVNNLQGARQLVRWAYGVNPEGEPTQVGDVSEVFEIGDQYVIAVLTGERTKGTADVASVKPEIMALVRNELKAEQIMKKLNASKGTLEQIAQAYGNGAQVKTAEGVVLGQGLIPGLGNEPVAVGKAFGLKPGQKSAPFAGEQGVLIVEPVSVQPAPAATDVKAVRQQLTAQRTARTDGLTYEAIKQHANIKDNRTKFF; encoded by the coding sequence ATGGCATTAATTAACACGATTCGAGAAAAATCGGGCTGGGCAGTCGGGGCCATCATCATCGGCCTGCTGCTCTTCATGCTGGGGGGCGACTTCCTGTATGGCCGCAGCAGCATCTTCGGGAAGAATGATCTGACGGTCGGCGAAATAGCCGGTGAGAAGGTGGAGTATGACCAGTTCAATGCTACGCTGGAGCAGGCCAAGCAGGCTTTCATTCAGCAACAGCAGCGCCAGCCCGACGAGCAAGCCATGGGCTACCTGCGCGACCAGGCCTGGAACCAGACTATTTTCCGCATTGCTTTTCAGCAGGAGTTCGATAAGCTGGGGCTGAAAGTGTCGGATGAAGAACTCACCGACATGGTGCAGGGCAACAACGTGCACCCCAGCATCCGGCAGGCCTTCACCGATCCGGCTACCGGCCAGTTCGACCGCACCAAGGTGATTGAGTACCTGCGCAACCTCGACAAGCTGCCGCCCCAGGCGCAGGATGCGTTCCGCAACTTCGAAGTCAACTTGGGCCCGGAGCGCATGGCTGCCAAGTATAACAACTTGCTGAAGCTGAGCACTTACGTAACCTCGGCCGAAGCCAAGCGTTTCGACCAGGGCCAGAACACGCGTGCTACCGTCCGCTACCTGATGGTACCGTACTTCGCCCTCTCTGATTCAAGCGTGAAAGTAAGCGACGAGCAGCTGCAGGCTTATCTCGACAAGAACAAAGGCCGCTACAAGGTAGAAGATGGCCGCACCATTGAGTACGTTTCGATTCCGGTAACGGCCTCCGCCGAAGACAGCGCTACCGTGCGCAAGACCGTGGACGAGCTGGCTACCCAGTTTGCTTCGGCTCCGGTTGACTCCGCTTTTGTGAAGCTTAACTCCGACCAGCCCACCAGCCCTGCCTTCCTCTCGCCGGCCGATATGCCCGAGAAGCTGCGCGCCCAACTGCCCCTGCAGGTAGGCAAAGTGTACGGTCCTTACGCCGAAAACGGCACCTACTCGCTCTATAAAGTATCGGGTCAGAAAGCCGGTGCCCAGGCCGCGGCCCGAGCCAGCCACATTCTCATCAAGCCCGAGGGCACCACGCCCGAGGCCGATGCCGCTGCTAAAGCCAAGGCCACGGAAGTGCTGAACAAGATCAAAGCCGGCGCTGATTTCGCCGCCATGGCGCGCCAGTACGGCACCGACGGCACCACCGCTACCGGCGGTGACTTGGGCTGGTTCCAGCAGGGCCGCATGGTTCCTGAGTTCGAGAAGGCCGTATTCGGAGCCACCTCCGCTGGTTTGTTACCCGCCCCGGTAAAGACCTCGTTTGGCTACCACATCATCAACATCACGGCTCCGAAAACCACGCAAACCTACCAGGTTGCTACGGTGCAGAAAAGCATCCAGCCCACCGACGCTACCCGCGACGCTGCCTACCAGAAGGCACAGGCCCTGAAAGGCGAAGCCACCAGCCTGGAAACATTCCGCGCGGCTGTAGCCAAGGATAAGAGCCTACAGAAAGTGGAAGCTAAGGGCCTCGGCCGCGGCGACCAGGCCGTAAACAACCTTCAGGGCGCCCGCCAGTTGGTGCGCTGGGCCTACGGTGTAAACCCTGAGGGTGAGCCTACCCAAGTAGGTGACGTATCGGAGGTGTTTGAAATCGGTGACCAGTACGTTATTGCCGTCCTGACCGGCGAGCGGACCAAAGGCACCGCCGACGTAGCCAGCGTGAAGCCGGAAATTATGGCCTTGGTGCGCAACGAGTTGAAAGCCGAGCAAATCATGAAGAAGCTGAACGCCTCGAAAGGCACGCTGGAGCAGATTGCCCAGGCCTACGGCAACGGCGCGCAGGTGAAAACGGCGGAAGGGGTAGTACTGGGCCAGGGCCTGATTCCCGGCCTTGGCAACGAGCCCGTAGCCGTGGGTAAAGCCTTCGGCCTGAAGCCCGGTCAGAAGTCGGCTCCCTTTGCCGGAGAGCAGGGCGTCCTGATTGTGGAGCCAGTGAGCGTACAGCCCGCCCCGGCTGCTACCGACGTGAAAGCGGTACGCCAGCAACTGACGGCCCAGCGCACGGCCCGCACCGATGGCCTCACCTACGAAGCCATCAAGCAGCACGCCAACATCAAGGACAACCGCACGAAATTCTTCTAA
- a CDS encoding TraR/DksA family transcriptional regulator, with the protein MSEEPLRYSREELAEFEQIIQDKLTAARKEVAFIKETLSRKNDTGTDNTASSSKVLEDGADTAEKESLNQLASRQMKFIQQLENALIRIKNGTYGVCIGTGKLIPKERLRAVPHTQHSIEAKMARRD; encoded by the coding sequence ATGAGTGAAGAACCCCTACGCTATTCCAGGGAAGAACTGGCGGAGTTTGAGCAAATCATCCAGGATAAGCTCACCGCGGCTCGCAAGGAAGTGGCGTTCATCAAGGAAACCCTGAGCCGTAAAAACGACACGGGCACCGACAACACGGCTTCTTCATCGAAGGTGCTGGAGGACGGGGCTGATACGGCTGAGAAAGAAAGCCTGAACCAACTGGCTTCGCGCCAGATGAAGTTCATTCAGCAACTCGAGAATGCGCTGATCCGCATCAAGAATGGCACCTACGGGGTCTGCATTGGTACCGGCAAGCTAATTCCCAAGGAACGCCTGCGCGCCGTGCCGCACACGCAGCATTCTATTGAAGCCAAAATGGCTCGCCGCGACTAA
- a CDS encoding type III pantothenate kinase: MRTLSLDIGNTAVKYGCFEADILVESATGQNPDQVRAAVARLRPEHAVVASVAEPTAQWAAELRALVTGKVLEFVPATTTLPIRNGYATPHTLGADRLAAAVGAAWLLPGRDVVIVDAGTAIKCDLVEGGHTFRGGSIAPGVAMRFQALHTFTGRLPLVANLPEATATVPLTGVDTESAIRSGVVNGAVAEVQGLLAEYAAQFPQLAVILAGGDAAFFRTRLKGPIFVVPELVLIGLHRILVHHVST, translated from the coding sequence GTGCGCACGCTTTCCCTTGATATTGGCAACACGGCGGTTAAATACGGCTGCTTTGAAGCTGATATATTGGTGGAATCGGCTACGGGGCAGAACCCTGATCAGGTCCGAGCGGCTGTGGCTCGGCTGCGTCCAGAACACGCGGTAGTCGCTTCCGTGGCGGAGCCTACAGCGCAGTGGGCCGCTGAACTCCGGGCGCTGGTGACGGGTAAGGTGCTGGAATTTGTGCCGGCTACTACCACCTTACCCATTCGCAACGGGTATGCCACTCCACACACGCTGGGTGCCGACCGTTTGGCAGCGGCCGTGGGAGCCGCCTGGCTGCTACCGGGTCGGGATGTGGTGATAGTGGACGCGGGCACAGCTATTAAGTGCGACCTAGTAGAAGGCGGGCACACTTTTCGGGGTGGTAGCATTGCTCCGGGAGTGGCTATGCGCTTTCAGGCCCTGCATACGTTTACCGGCCGCCTACCGTTGGTAGCCAACCTACCCGAGGCCACGGCCACCGTTCCCCTGACCGGAGTTGACACGGAGTCGGCTATCCGGAGTGGGGTAGTGAATGGGGCGGTGGCGGAAGTACAGGGGCTGCTGGCCGAATACGCCGCGCAGTTTCCGCAGCTGGCCGTGATATTGGCCGGTGGGGATGCCGCTTTTTTCCGCACCCGGTTGAAAGGGCCTATCTTTGTTGTTCCGGAGCTCGTGCTGATTGGGCTCCACCGAATTTTAGTACACCATGTCTCAACCTAA
- a CDS encoding outer membrane protein transport protein, whose translation MSQPNFTGLAGGLSLLGLLVAAPAVLGQGLGNSPYSRLGLGDASLNAGGVRQMGMGGIGVAAPNSINVNEINPALLYYTARTTFEAGYTGQFKTLRNTVSRQRTGSANLGYLALAVPINRRWAGAIGLKPYSTVDYESTTLDNSVVGDLTAQVEKQYKGSGGLAEAYMSHGVRLATGLTAGVSVGYVFGSIDQEAGTRIGTATIPVELSSKDIYQQHIYYSDFTFRAGLHYRGKFTDKLNYNIGGTHSFRSNLNGDRSLSLIRQDFQGIQSSTTAIETDAPGKAQVPALSQVGISLDNNRSWSASLEGTRQEWSQFRAFDEQGGSSGIPLSDTYRVALGGELTPDAASVDSYFKRVTYRAGLSLAQMPYRPGGKALYDRSVSWGFAFPLPTATPLDATTISLAFMYGQRGNTDVRQLADGSLERNVKEDYVRMQLGVTLNNRWFIKRRIE comes from the coding sequence ATGTCTCAACCTAACTTCACCGGCCTGGCCGGTGGTCTTTCGCTGCTGGGCTTGCTGGTGGCTGCGCCGGCCGTATTGGGCCAGGGCCTCGGTAACTCGCCTTACTCGCGCCTGGGCCTGGGCGACGCCAGCCTGAACGCGGGCGGGGTGCGGCAAATGGGCATGGGCGGTATTGGGGTAGCGGCTCCCAACAGCATCAACGTCAACGAGATTAATCCGGCGCTGCTGTACTACACGGCCCGGACAACCTTCGAGGCTGGTTACACCGGGCAGTTCAAAACGCTGCGCAACACGGTTAGCCGCCAGCGCACGGGTTCCGCTAACCTGGGCTACCTGGCCTTGGCCGTGCCCATCAACCGGCGCTGGGCCGGGGCCATTGGCCTGAAGCCCTACAGCACAGTTGATTACGAATCAACGACCCTCGATAACAGCGTCGTTGGCGACCTCACGGCTCAGGTAGAAAAGCAGTACAAGGGCAGTGGCGGGCTGGCCGAGGCTTACATGAGCCACGGCGTGCGGCTGGCAACTGGTCTGACGGCTGGTGTGTCTGTTGGCTACGTCTTCGGCAGCATTGATCAGGAGGCCGGTACCCGCATTGGCACCGCAACCATTCCGGTGGAGCTGTCCAGCAAGGACATCTACCAGCAGCATATTTACTATTCTGACTTCACGTTTCGGGCCGGGCTGCACTACCGGGGCAAGTTTACCGACAAGCTGAACTACAACATTGGTGGTACGCATAGCTTCCGGTCGAACCTGAACGGGGACCGGAGTCTAAGCCTGATCCGGCAGGACTTTCAGGGGATTCAGTCCTCCACCACGGCCATCGAGACGGATGCTCCCGGCAAAGCTCAGGTGCCCGCCCTCAGCCAGGTTGGCATCAGCCTCGACAACAACCGGAGCTGGAGTGCCAGCCTGGAAGGCACTCGCCAAGAATGGTCTCAGTTCCGGGCCTTTGACGAGCAGGGCGGCTCCTCGGGCATTCCGCTCAGCGACACCTACCGCGTAGCTCTGGGCGGGGAGCTTACTCCCGATGCCGCGTCCGTCGACAGCTACTTCAAGCGGGTAACGTACCGGGCCGGCCTGAGCCTAGCGCAAATGCCCTACCGGCCGGGCGGCAAAGCTCTCTACGACCGTTCCGTTAGCTGGGGCTTTGCCTTCCCCTTGCCCACTGCTACCCCTCTGGATGCCACGACCATCAGCCTGGCGTTCATGTACGGGCAGCGGGGCAATACCGACGTGCGGCAACTCGCCGATGGCTCCTTGGAGCGCAACGTAAAGGAAGACTACGTGCGGATGCAGTTGGGCGTAACGCTCAATAACCGCTGGTTCATTAAGCGTCGTATCGAATAA